Proteins from a single region of Erythrobacter sp.:
- a CDS encoding M10 family metallopeptidase C-terminal domain-containing protein, producing MTTRLGTLTESNFDATTTLTGRLDTGNRAGMQVTGVNFAGRQTGNVGQAFRGIFGTLQVNADGSYTYVLDNNDRDTDLLATGDQAIDRFVVTFRLGGVEQTLAVNVAINGVNEPGQVMTTLTAPVEIGQDFTLARDGLIRFTNAEGYRQMLSFETDPRWTFTNLGSISLVAGDTAEGAVAVAPTPPLGQTFNFGRITASSARFQTSGASAVGAYGENHGVASAIFTGGYNSERFPGAARGWDGVSRNTGLIEAISTFDAIGVFQFLGNNFTNTGFIYVEGGASYTAAIPNDPFGIIGYRSGGTDIVNNSGTVHVVSNTPLVRSVGFRFFPNSTNIYSPNIVNNSGTIVADRAIIALDGFQTSTYLNNSGHIEGTLELDRGVNQITNSGRWYGNWTLAFETPDLVENSGVILGTIALRGGNDFYRSAPGGTVSGLVSGGTGNDAFQGGDGAEQFAGDDGQDWLAGGGGADRLTGGSGADVFSYRSASDSTASQRDTITDFQSGIDRIDISALGVTSFTLTPSGGNTILRAVTPGGTLEVLVTGAISAADVITQPPSAMVVGTGNNDLLMAVLSGSTLIAGEGNDALFGSTGNDVLDGEGGADTLYGGAGNDIFIHDNSGDLIVETADGGIDEVLTAFGLILPTYVEIGRLTGSFDGFLSGNEFDNILFGNAGNNTLRGGGGNNTIIGGLGVDTIYMNIGNQTSVYNAFAESRRGGADILFFFENANDVIDVSALDVQYFTLGEYTRRIESGGAGIFSIAMTVVSVMTAQGELVIEVEGTPTMEAFRWTRPAGVGATLYGLDRDDRLYGSRDNDTIEGRGGNDDLRGEAGNDTLRGGDGGDTLTGGIGNDTLDGGSNVDFAIVRGTRSQYTVTQTATGVFQVTGPDGTDTLTAIEFLQFDDQTIRLRPGTGVTVNFNTADRTVYQTAMNDIRDFDGNALGGNGGWLRMGQADVNGDGDIDQILVNRTIGRFATVGTAPDGLVYFNDHGWAGETRVAGIYIDPLVEAGIVVAGSDQDSQRRFQNDLFIENINRVLGANDYNRDGIQEVYFALTDGTAYLRALMHADGNIRYANYQSQQEVIDYLTANGFGPDTWAGWFPQPSQGAGELAEGAGLVAADNAAPGFLDMQALGIATPMLVPEFV from the coding sequence GACGGCTCGATACGGGCAACCGGGCGGGCATGCAGGTGACCGGCGTCAACTTTGCCGGTCGCCAGACGGGCAATGTCGGGCAGGCCTTTCGCGGCATCTTCGGCACGCTGCAGGTCAATGCCGACGGGTCCTACACCTATGTCCTCGACAATAATGATCGCGACACCGATCTGCTGGCGACCGGCGATCAGGCGATTGACCGCTTCGTCGTCACCTTCCGGCTGGGCGGGGTCGAACAGACGCTGGCGGTGAACGTCGCGATCAACGGGGTGAACGAGCCGGGGCAGGTGATGACCACCCTCACCGCCCCGGTCGAGATCGGGCAGGATTTCACCCTCGCACGTGACGGGCTGATCCGCTTCACCAATGCCGAAGGCTATCGCCAGATGCTGTCCTTCGAGACGGATCCGCGCTGGACCTTCACCAATTTAGGCTCGATCTCGCTGGTCGCCGGAGATACCGCCGAGGGCGCGGTCGCTGTCGCGCCGACGCCGCCGCTCGGGCAGACCTTCAACTTCGGGCGGATCACCGCCAGCAGCGCGCGCTTTCAGACCTCGGGCGCTTCGGCGGTGGGGGCTTACGGCGAGAACCACGGCGTTGCCTCGGCGATCTTCACCGGCGGATATAACAGCGAGCGCTTTCCCGGCGCGGCGCGCGGCTGGGACGGGGTGTCGCGCAACACCGGTCTGATCGAGGCGATCTCGACCTTCGATGCCATCGGCGTGTTCCAGTTTCTGGGCAACAATTTCACCAATACCGGCTTCATCTATGTCGAAGGCGGGGCGAGCTATACTGCGGCCATCCCCAATGATCCGTTCGGCATCATCGGCTATCGTTCGGGCGGCACGGATATCGTGAACAATTCCGGCACGGTGCATGTCGTGTCCAATACGCCGCTGGTGCGCTCGGTGGGGTTCCGCTTCTTCCCCAATTCCACCAACATCTACAGCCCGAACATCGTCAACAACAGCGGGACGATCGTGGCCGACCGGGCGATCATCGCGCTCGACGGGTTCCAGACCTCGACCTACCTCAACAACTCCGGCCATATCGAAGGCACGCTGGAGCTGGATCGCGGGGTCAACCAGATCACCAATTCCGGGCGGTGGTACGGCAACTGGACCCTCGCCTTCGAAACCCCCGATCTGGTCGAGAATTCGGGCGTGATCCTCGGCACCATCGCGCTGCGCGGCGGGAATGATTTCTATCGCAGCGCGCCGGGCGGCACCGTGTCGGGCCTGGTCTCGGGCGGGACGGGCAATGATGCCTTCCAGGGCGGCGACGGGGCCGAGCAGTTTGCCGGCGATGACGGGCAGGACTGGCTCGCAGGGGGCGGCGGGGCCGACCGGCTGACCGGCGGCAGCGGCGCGGACGTTTTCTCCTATCGCAGCGCCAGCGATTCCACCGCCAGCCAGCGCGACACGATCACCGATTTCCAGTCGGGCATCGACCGGATCGACATCAGCGCACTGGGCGTGACCAGCTTCACCCTTACCCCCAGCGGCGGCAACACCATCCTGCGCGCGGTCACGCCGGGGGGCACGCTCGAAGTGCTGGTGACAGGCGCAATTTCCGCCGCCGATGTGATCACCCAGCCCCCGTCCGCCATGGTGGTGGGCACCGGCAATAATGATCTGCTCATGGCCGTGCTCAGCGGCAGCACTCTCATCGCCGGCGAGGGCAATGATGCGCTGTTCGGCTCGACCGGCAATGATGTGCTCGACGGCGAAGGCGGGGCCGACACGCTCTATGGCGGCGCGGGCAACGACATTTTCATCCACGACAACAGCGGCGATCTGATTGTCGAGACGGCCGATGGCGGGATCGACGAGGTGCTCACCGCATTCGGCCTGATCCTGCCGACCTATGTCGAGATCGGACGGCTGACAGGCAGCTTCGACGGCTTCCTCAGCGGCAACGAATTCGACAACATCCTGTTCGGCAATGCGGGCAACAACACGCTGCGGGGCGGCGGAGGCAATAACACCATCATCGGCGGTCTCGGCGTCGATACGATCTACATGAACATCGGCAACCAGACCTCCGTCTACAATGCGTTCGCCGAATCCCGGCGCGGCGGGGCGGACATCCTGTTCTTCTTCGAAAACGCCAATGATGTGATCGACGTGAGCGCGCTCGACGTGCAGTATTTCACCCTCGGCGAATATACGCGGCGGATCGAATCCGGCGGGGCCGGGATCTTCTCGATCGCGATGACGGTCGTCTCGGTGATGACGGCGCAGGGCGAGCTGGTGATCGAGGTTGAAGGCACCCCGACGATGGAGGCCTTCCGCTGGACCCGCCCGGCGGGCGTGGGCGCAACGCTCTACGGGCTCGATCGCGACGACCGGCTCTACGGCAGCCGCGACAATGACACGATCGAGGGGCGCGGCGGGAATGACGATCTGCGCGGCGAGGCAGGCAATGACACCCTGCGCGGCGGCGACGGCGGCGACACCCTCACCGGCGGCATAGGGAACGATACGCTCGACGGCGGATCGAACGTCGATTTCGCCATCGTGCGCGGCACCCGCTCGCAATATACGGTGACCCAGACTGCGACCGGCGTGTTCCAGGTGACCGGCCCGGACGGGACGGACACGCTCACCGCGATCGAGTTCCTGCAATTCGACGACCAGACCATCCGCCTGCGCCCCGGCACCGGCGTCACCGTCAACTTCAACACCGCAGACCGCACCGTCTACCAGACCGCGATGAACGACATCCGCGACTTCGACGGCAATGCGCTCGGCGGAAACGGCGGCTGGCTGCGGATGGGGCAAGCCGACGTCAACGGCGACGGCGATATCGACCAGATCCTTGTGAACCGCACCATCGGTCGCTTCGCGACAGTCGGGACCGCGCCGGACGGCCTGGTCTATTTCAATGACCACGGCTGGGCGGGCGAGACGCGGGTGGCGGGCATCTATATCGATCCGCTGGTGGAAGCGGGCATCGTCGTCGCGGGAAGCGATCAGGACAGCCAGCGCCGCTTCCAGAACGATCTCTTCATCGAGAACATCAACCGCGTGCTGGGCGCGAACGACTACAACCGTGACGGCATTCAGGAGGTCTACTTCGCCCTCACCGATGGCACGGCCTATCTGCGTGCGCTGATGCACGCCGATGGAAACATCCGCTACGCCAACTACCAGAGCCAGCAGGAGGTAATCGACTACCTCACCGCCAACGGCTTCGGACCGGACACCTGGGCGGGGTGGTTCCCCCAGCCGAGCCAAGGCGCGGGCGAACTGGCGGAGGGCGCTGGCCTCGTCGCCGCAGACAATGCCGCGCCGGGCTTCCTCGATATGCAAGCCCTCGGCATTGCGACGCCGATGCTTGTGCCGGAATTCGTCTAG
- a CDS encoding sensor domain-containing diguanylate cyclase — MTGAFQTLRARIAPPIPAAIRDDFTILRARRVETQTPVMYAMLLATTPTAAWAGAADLHWAIKYGMPVLLAVLCVLGLIDNRISRKRHLSLRRATVIVKKTAGVSGWVGAMCSIWAVVNWLASPPDNHASFAMIIAMGALATAYCLSAIRFAAILNLVIGVVPISALMLASGRPAEMAAATSLVLATAILVRFILEGHAMLVDLLQLQQQTRDLAHSDPLTGLANRRALDERIAALLRKGKAAEPFRLALVDLDGFKPVNDRFGHGFGDKLLCAVAQRLRETIGDDGLVVRQGGDEFAVLIPPGSPLIAAPLGERILIALVRPHVIDGIALQVGASIGVAQWPGHGDDADALFEFADRALYQAKAEARAARGVAVPEPVAISA; from the coding sequence ATGACGGGGGCTTTCCAGACTTTGCGCGCAAGGATCGCGCCGCCCATTCCGGCGGCGATCCGGGATGATTTCACCATTCTGCGCGCCCGCCGGGTCGAGACGCAGACGCCGGTGATGTATGCGATGCTGCTCGCCACCACGCCGACGGCGGCCTGGGCGGGGGCGGCCGATCTCCACTGGGCGATCAAATACGGGATGCCGGTGCTGCTGGCGGTGCTGTGCGTGCTCGGCCTGATCGACAATCGCATCAGCCGCAAGCGCCATCTCAGCCTGCGCCGGGCAACGGTGATCGTGAAGAAGACCGCCGGCGTATCGGGCTGGGTGGGGGCGATGTGCAGCATCTGGGCGGTGGTGAACTGGCTCGCCTCGCCGCCTGACAACCACGCGAGCTTTGCGATGATCATCGCGATGGGCGCGCTGGCGACGGCCTATTGCCTCTCCGCGATCCGCTTTGCCGCGATCCTCAATCTGGTGATCGGGGTGGTGCCGATTTCGGCGCTGATGCTGGCATCGGGCCGCCCGGCGGAAATGGCGGCGGCGACCAGTCTGGTGCTGGCGACCGCGATCCTCGTGCGCTTCATCCTCGAAGGCCATGCGATGCTGGTCGATCTGTTGCAGTTGCAGCAGCAGACCCGCGACCTTGCCCACTCCGATCCGCTTACCGGCCTTGCCAACCGCCGCGCGCTCGACGAGCGCATCGCCGCGCTGCTGCGCAAGGGCAAGGCGGCGGAGCCGTTCCGGCTGGCGCTGGTCGATCTTGACGGGTTCAAGCCGGTGAACGACCGCTTCGGCCACGGTTTTGGCGACAAGCTGCTGTGCGCCGTGGCGCAGCGGCTGCGCGAGACGATTGGCGATGACGGGCTGGTGGTGCGGCAGGGCGGCGACGAGTTTGCCGTGCTGATCCCGCCGGGCTCGCCTCTGATCGCTGCCCCGCTGGGCGAGCGCATCCTGATCGCGCTGGTGCGCCCGCATGTGATCGACGGCATCGCCTTGCAGGTGGGCGCGAGCATCGGCGTGGCGCAGTGGCCCGGGCATGGCGATGATGCCGACGCGCTGTTCGAATTTGCCGACCGCGCGCTCTATCAGGCCAAGGCCGAAGCCCGCGCCGCGCGCGGCGTGGCGGTGCCTGAACCGGTCGCAATCAGCGCCTAG